A single region of the Gossypium arboreum isolate Shixiya-1 chromosome 12, ASM2569848v2, whole genome shotgun sequence genome encodes:
- the LOC108478003 gene encoding uncharacterized protein LOC108478003, with protein sequence MQTNCEVDFFSTMENDPEMILLGKEDHLSYWEFVNSSDYDDDDDDDDDSGDVISVSDDDSLSSPKDTLTPRLIQGYACDGDGEQEVDDGDDELDDELVPRAFSGKLGMQRMRKLGKRVFAKMHTSKKSPFLYMKPGCVYGKHGLGFKYSF encoded by the coding sequence ATGCAAACCAATTGTGAGGTTGACTTCTTTTCAACCATGGAAAATGACCCAGAAATGATTCTCTTGGGAAAAGAAGACCATCTTTCTTATTGGGAATTCGTGAACTCCTCtgattatgatgatgatgatgatgatgatgatgattctgGTGATGTTATCTCTGTCTCTGATGATGATTCCCTTTCCTCTCCAAAGGACACCCTCACCCCTCGCCTGATTCAAGGATATGCCTGTGATGGGGATGGTGAGCAGGAAGTGGATGATGGTGATGATGAATTGGATGATGAGTTGGTGCCACGAGCATTCAGTGGGAAACTGGGAATGCAAAGGATGAGGAAATTAGGGAAGAGGGTCTTTGCCAAGATGCATACTTCCAAAAAGTCACCCTTTTTGTATATGAAACCCGGGTGTGTTTATGGGAAGCATGGCCTTGGATTCAAGTATAGTTTCTAG
- the LOC108479531 gene encoding coatomer subunit alpha-1 — MLTKFETKSNRVKGLSFHTKRPWILASLHSGVIQLWDYRMGTLIDRFDEHDGPVRGVHFHMSQPLFVSGGDDYKIKVWNYKLHRCLFTLLGHLDYIRTVQFHHEHPWIVSASDDQTIRIWNWQSRTCISVLTGHNHYVMCASFHPKEDLVVSASLDQTVRVWDIGSLKKKTASPADDILRLSHMNTDLFGGVDAVVKYVLEGHDRGVNWAAFHPTLPLIVSGADDRQVKLWRMNDTKAWEVDTLRGHVNNVSCVMFHAKQDIIVSNSEDKSIRVWDVTKRTGLQTFRREHDRFWILAVHPEMNILAAGHDSGMIVFKLERERPAFAVSGDSLFYAKDRFIRNFDFPTQREAQVIPIRRPGSTSLNQSPRTLSYSPTENAVLICSDVDGGSYELYVIPKDSFGRGDGSLEARKGVGSSAIFVARNRFAVLDKGNNQVLVKNLKNEVVKKSGLPVPTDAIFYAGTGSLLCRSEDRVVIFDLQQWLVLGDLQTPFVKYVVWSNDMESVALLSKHSIIITNKKLVHKCTLHETIRVKSGAWDENGVFIYTTLNHIKYCLPNGDSGIIRTLEIPIYITKVSGHTIFCLDRDGKNKSVVIDATEYIFKLSLLRKRYDHVMNMIRNSQLCGEAMIAYLQQKGFPEVALHFVKDEKTRFNLALESGNIQIAVASAKEIDDKDHWYRLGVEALRQGNAAIVEYAYQRTKNFERLSFLYLINGNLEKLSKMLKIAEVKNDVMGQFHNALYLGDIQERVKILENAGHLPLAYITASVHGLQDVAERLAAELGDDVPPLPVDKNPSLLIPPNPVMCGGDWPLLRVMKGIFDGGFDGGRGAVDEEEEGAEGDWGEDLDVVDGLRIGDVSAILEDGEVAEENEEGGWDLEDLELPAEVETPKVSGNGRSSIFVAPTPGMPVSQIWIQRSSLAAEHVAAGNFDTAMRLLSRQLGIRNFAPLKSMFLDLYTGSHSYLHALTSAPVVPLAVERGWSESAAPNVRCPPALVFNFSQLDDKLKAGYKATTAGKFTEALRLFLSILHTVPLIVVESGREVDEVKELIIIAKEYVLGLQMELKRREMKDNPVRQQELAAYFTHCNLQLPHLRLALLNAMTICYKAKNLATAGNFARRLLETNPTNENQAKTARQVLQAAERKMTDASQLNYDFRNPFVTCGATYVPIYRGQKDVSCPYCTARFVPSQDGQLCAVCDIAVVGADASGLLCSPSQIRNQIR, encoded by the exons atgttgACCAAGTTTGAGACGAAGAGTAATAGAGTGAAGGGACTGAGTTTCCATACTAAGAGGCCTTGGATCTTAGCCAGTCTCCATAGTGGTGTTATCCAATTATGGGACTATCGAATGGGGACTCTGATTGATCGATTCGACGAACACGATGGCCCTGTTCGTGGCGTCCATTTCCACATGTCCCAGCCTTTGTTTGTCTCTGGAG GGGATGACTACAAGATAAAGGTCTGGAATTACAAGTTACATAGATGTCTCTTCACCCTTCTTGGACATCTGGATTACATTCGTACTGTGCAATTTCATCATGAGCATCCATGGATTGTGAGTGCCAGTGATGATCAGACTATTCGCATATGGAACTGGCAGTCACGAACTTGTATCTCTGTGTTGACTGGTCATAATCATTATGTTATGTGTGCCTCATTCCATCCTAAAGAAGACCTGGTTGTGTCAGCCTCCCTTGATCAGACTGTTCGAGTTTGGGATATTGGTTCCTTGAAAAAGAAGACGGCTTCTCCAGCAGATGATATCTTAAGGTTGAGTCATATGAACACAGATCTTTTTGGTGGTGTTGATGCAGTTGTTAAGTATGTGTTGGAAGGTCATGACCGAGGTGTGAATTGGGCTGCATTTCATCCCACCTTACCTTTAATAGTCTCTGGAGCAGATGATCGCCAAGTTAAGTTGTGGCGTATGAATG ATACAAAGGCTTGGGAGGTGGATACCTTGAGAGGGCACGTAAATAACGTGTCATGTGTTATGTTCCATGCCAAACAAGACATCATTGTATCTAACTCTGAGGATAAAAGCATTCGTGTATGGGATGTAACAAAGCGAACTGGACTTCAAACTTTCCGTCGAGAACATGACAGATTCTGGATTCTTGCTGTTCATCCTGAGATGAATATTTTGGCAGCTGGACATGACAGTGGCATGATTGTATTTAAGCTAGAGAGAGAGCGTCCTGCTTTTGCAGTGAGTGGGGATTCTCTGTTTTATGCCAAGGATAGGTTTATAAGGAATTTTGACTTTCCAACTCAAAGAGAGGCACAGGTAATTCCAATTCGACGTCCTGGTTCCACAAGTCTGAATCAAAGTCCAAGAACTCTGTCTTATAGTCCTACAGAAAATGCTGTCCTTATCTGCTCAGATGTAGATGGaggatcatatgagttgtatgtgaTACCAAAAGACAGCTTTGGTAGGGGTGACGGTTCGCTGGAGGCAAGGAAAGGTGTTGGTAGTTCTGCTATATTTGTGGCACGGAACCGGTTTGCTGTGCTTGACAAAGGCAACAACCAAGTTCTTGTCAAGAATCTTAAAAATGAAGTGGTGAAAAAGAGTGGCCTCCCGGTACCTACGGATGCAATCTTTTATGCTGGAACAGGTAGCTTGTTGTGTAGGTCAGAGGATAGAGTAGTCATATTTGATCTCCAGCAATGGCTTGTCCTTGGTGACCTTCAAACCCCTTTTGTGAAATATGTTGTTTGGTCTAATGACATGGAAAGTGTTGCTTTGCTCAGCAAGCATTCCATTATCATTACTAACAAGAAGCTTGTGCATAAGTGCACTCTTCATGAGACAATACGTGTTAAAAGTGGAGCGTGGGATGAGAATGGTGTTTTTATTTACACCACCTTAAACCATATAAAATATTGCCTTCCCAATGGAGATAGTGGAATAATCCGTACGCTTGAGATTCCTATATACATAACTAAGGTTTCAGGCCATACTATATTTTGCCTGGATCGTGATGGGAAGAATAAGAGTGTCGTTATTGATGCTACAGAATACATTTTCAAGCTCTCTCTGCTTCGGAAGCGATATGATCATGTTATGAATATGATAAGAAACTCCCAGCTCTGTGGTGAGGCCATGATTGCTTATCTGCAACAGAAGGGGTTCCCTGAAGTGGCTCTCCATTTTGTCAAAGATGAGAAAACACGCTTTAATTTGGCTTTAGAGAGTGGGAACATTCAAATTGCTGTTGCATCAGCTAAGGAGATTGATGACAAAGATCATTGGTATAGGTTGGGTGTGGAGGCCCTTCGCCAAGGCAATGCTGCTATAGTGGAATATGCCTACCAGAGGACTAAGAACTTTGAGAGATTGTCTTTTCTTTATCTCATAAATGGTAACCTGGAAAAGCTATCCAAGATGCTGAAAATTGCAGAAGTTAAGAATGATGTTATGGGTCAGTTTCACAATGCTTTGTACCTTGGTGATATACAGGAACGAGTTAAGATCTTGGAGAATGCTGGTCACTTACCTCTTGCTTATATTACAGCATCTGTCCATGGTCTACAGGATGTTGCTGAAAGGTTAGCAGCTGAGTTGGGAGATGATGTCCCTCCTTTGCCAGTGGATAAAAATCCTTCCCTATTGATACCTCCAAACCCTGTTATGTGTGGTGGTGATTGGCCCCTTCTGAGAGTCATGAAAGGCATATTTGATGGTGGATTTGATGGTGGCAGGGGTGCTGTGGATGAAGAGGAGGAGGGTGCAGAAGGTGACTGGGGTGAAGATCTTGATGTGGTTGATGGCTTGCGGATTGGGGACGTTAGTGCCATTTTGGAGGATGGGGAAGTGGCTGAAGAAAATGAAGAGGGTGGATGGGACCTTGAAGATTTAGAACTCCCTGCTGAGGTAGAAACCCCTAAGGTTTCCGGCAATGGTCGTTCTTCTATTTTTGTGGCACCAACTCCTGGTATGCCTGTAAGTCAGATTTGGATTCAGAGGTCATCTCTTGCTGCTGAACATGTAGCAGCTGGCAATTTTGACACAGCAATGCGTTTGCTGAGCAGGCAACTCGGTATAAGGAACTTTGCTCCTTTGAAATCCATGTTTCTTGATCTTTACACTGGCAGTCATAGCTATCTTCATGCATTAACATCTGCTCCAGTGGTGCCCCTAGCAGTTGAGAGGGGATGGAGTGAGTCTGCTGCTCCTAATGTTAGGTGTCCACCAGCCCTTGTATTCAATTTTTCTCAGTTGGATGATAAGCTGAAGGCTGGGTACAAGGCCACAACAGCTGGAAAATTCACTGAGGCTCTTCGGCTCTTCCTCAGCATTCTTCATACGGTTCCATTGATTGTTGTGGAGTCAGGGAGGGAAGTTGATGAAGTCAAGGAGTTAATTATTATTGCCAAGGAGTATGTACTTGGTCTGCAGATGGAGCTGAAGCGAAGAGAGATGAAAGACAATCCAGTACGCCAGCAGGAGCTTGCTGCCTACTTCACCCACTGCAACCTTCAACTGCCTCACCTCAGACTTGCTCTGCTGAATGCAATGACCATCTGCTATAAGGCTAAGAACCTGGCTACAGCAGGTAACTTTGCCCGGCGACTATTAGAAACAAACCCCACAAATGAGAATCAAGCAAAGACAGCAAGACAAGTGCTCCAAGCCGCAGAGAGGAAGATGACAGATGCCTCTCAGCTGAACTATGACTTCAGAAACCCATTCGTGACTTGTGGGGCAACTTATGTGCCAATTTACCGGGGACAGAAGGATGTATCCTGCCCATATTGCACTGCTCGCTTCGTCCCTAGCCAGGATGGGCAATTGTGTGCTGTATGTGATATCGCTGTTGTCGGGGCAGATGCATCAGGACTGCTCTGTTCTCCTTCACAAATTCGCAATCAAATTCGATGA